From Ammoniphilus oxalaticus, one genomic window encodes:
- a CDS encoding putative phage tail protein, whose protein sequence is MSYGTGQYGTFLYSGQPGATSDDIQGYRPDLMSYLPRYYIKSNIMRAIQNANEEQLEKLNYAIDDLRRQMFVDTATWGLDLWEMEYGISTDRSRSYERRREVIKAKMRGAGTTTKEMVKSVAAAFSGGEVDVHEHPREYRFEIQFIGVRGIPPNMSGLIDAIDNIKPAHLAYSFKYTYTWWDKISELTWGDAQTMTWNDLRVYE, encoded by the coding sequence ATGAGTTACGGAACAGGTCAGTACGGAACATTTTTATACAGCGGACAACCTGGCGCTACCTCCGATGATATTCAAGGTTATCGCCCTGATTTGATGTCGTACCTGCCGCGATATTATATAAAAAGCAATATCATGAGAGCGATCCAAAACGCCAATGAAGAACAACTCGAAAAACTTAACTATGCTATTGATGATTTGCGCCGTCAAATGTTTGTCGATACAGCTACGTGGGGTCTTGATCTATGGGAGATGGAGTATGGAATATCTACTGATCGATCTAGATCATACGAGCGTCGCCGAGAAGTGATCAAGGCTAAAATGCGCGGTGCGGGTACGACTACAAAAGAGATGGTGAAGAGTGTTGCGGCGGCATTCTCAGGCGGAGAAGTTGATGTTCATGAGCATCCAAGAGAATACCGTTTTGAGATCCAATTTATCGGCGTGAGGGGGATCCCACCTAACATGAGTGGCTTAATTGACGCCATCGACAATATCAAGCCTGCTCACCTAGCGTACAGCTTTAAGTATACGTACACATGGTGGGATAAAATATCG